The Sesamum indicum cultivar Zhongzhi No. 13 linkage group LG6, S_indicum_v1.0, whole genome shotgun sequence genomic interval tgatataatataaactagtagtagtaataataataataataataataataatatttctctctcttattctctgtttcttcttcccctctctttctctctttctctttccatctccattctttctcctctctcaTTTCTTCCCCTAACCCATCTCTTAGAACCCTAGCCCCAAACTCACGGCAGCAAGCTTCCAGGCAatccttctttctctgttgcattttaattattcttcttttcttgtgtttgggtgtgtttttagcatcttgtttaattctttaattcttgTTAATCGGATTCAGGGGCACATTCAGGGGatatgatttgtttaattcttgttgTTGGATTTCTTTCCAGCGTTAGTTCCTTATACTTTTGTCTGCTTTGAGAATTGTTTGtaaaagagttgtaatgtTGTAAGGAAGACCATTatcaattagtaaaatttatgaatttcctctcatctctttcttctctccttCCCACCTCTATTTTGCTGCAATTTTAGTCAAGTTTTTGTTCAGGTGGTTGAAGATGAGGAAGAGGAGAGTGATGGAGAGGAATTGAGTCGGTTGTTAGGTGGCCTCCAAAGTGGAGAGGCTCTATGAGGCTCCTGCTGTTGGATGAGCAATTGGCAAATAAAAGCATTGAGGAATTGCCTGAGGCAATCAAGGTTTATGTTCTTATAGCATTTTGATAATCAGTgatttggttttgtttctgTGGATCGTCTGTTTGCCGGAAGTAGTCTGGATAGTATGTGGCTATGTGCTCATATTGCTGTGCTTGAATTTGGTCGGCTATTTCATATTGGGGATTGTGAATTATTAGTATCTAGGTGTACCGTTAGGTTTATgattttgctttgtttttggGAAGCTTATAAGAAAACTAGTACTTCAAATTGCTTTTAATGTCTGCAACATATGATATTCATTATCTATTTATGTTTGGTTTGGTTACACATCCTGAAGGTGCCGATTCATAGTACTGATGCTATGAACCCAAAGCTTTCAATATATTGGTAAGAAAACTTATAGAATTCTGGGACTTGGACTTCTGAGTTCATAGACTTGAAGGGGGAAGTTCAAGATGATCAATAGAAACAAACCTGAAATTATATCCTGACCGTGCAATACTAATCTTCCGTAAATCCTCCGTTTCTATCCATAGCTGATGCTTTAGCTCATCCTAATCTTCTGATCATGTGTGTGAAAATGACATCTTCTTTCTTCCACTTATTCAAATAAGTTTTggtagataaattttatttgatgggTACAGATAGTTGATTGTCAGTTTCTTAATCAAGCAATACTTCAAACCGACTGAACAACTTCATCAAGAACGAGCCATTTTCAAGGTAGTCCTCAAAGTAAAACATGGATGCACTGCTGCCCTCTGCTTGAAGATTTTAGGCAAAACTTATCTTTTATTACTGTCATCGAAAGATTAAAGCGATTTGgttatcttttgaaaaatgaatctGCATTTTTGGATTAGGATTTCTGAACTAGAGCTTTGAACTTGAGGACTTAGAATGAAATCTGGGCGTGGCGGATGCATGAACAAGATACATCTTACTGCAGTTTTTTCTACGTCGagtatttatttgttcataCTGAACTTTCTGACTTCTTTTAGcatatattagttaaaattgtTCGTTTTCTATTTTACATTAATCTGCTCTCTATTATTTGACCAGTATTTTTTAGAGAATAGGATGGTAGTAGCTTCTCTGTACGGATATTATGCAACTCTTTTAAGCACTTTGAGCTGAAAATTTTAGTATCTCTTTAAGAATTTTTGGTTGGATATTTGTGCAGCTTCTGCATGTTTCCTTAGCAGCTTTTCAATGGAAATCAagtaaatattgatgtaatttttgggGAAATTTTGTAAGGATATTTTGCTGCTGATGATATCTTTTAGAACTTCTCGAAGATTTGTGGCAgttatattatcaaaattaatcttttctgGCCTGCTCCAATTTTTGGTCGATGGATGATATTGCCCCACAATAAAAACATACAGTTTCCTTTTCTGATGTTCAGATTgacaataaaatgaaaacaataaaGTAGACAACATATCAAATGATGTTTTATCTTTGTCATGTATGAAAATGCCTTTTACCCTTTACTTATTTAGGGAATAAAGGAGTCCCAATGGGAAAGAGAAATAGGGTTGCCGTGGTGGTGCTTGGCGACATTGGCCGTAGCCCCCGGATGCAATACCATGCACTTTCTCTTGCTCGACAGGTTTTCCTCTATCTATATACACAAATAACATGTTTATGTTGATGGAATTTGTTTGTGATTATCTTaatctctcttcttctcttttggAGCATTAGATTATATTTCGGACTTATGGAGCTTCATAGGGAGTATACTGAACATGTTGTTATTGGCTAGTATGCTGGGCATTAGAATGAATAGTTATTTGCCCCTTATTTTTCATGCTTGCATGAATTTATGAAGTTGATTTATTGATCAGACATGGATCATTGTCTTTTGGGTCTGAGCAAAACTTATATGTTTTGTCTCCGAAAGATTGGCTGTTCAATTGAATATGTGCTAAGTTGCATATGATTGTTGAAGAAAGAATTAGCTGCAATGCTATTGATTTGCATTTAATGTCGTTTTCTGTTCAtgctaaagaaaaatttaactgttATGTTTCTGGAATGACAAAATTTTCGGGGAGAGTTTTACATACAAGTTGGAAAAGAAGTATTTTGGTTGTGGTAGCTTGGGTTTTCACTGACAACACCAAGATGCttccctctctctttctctctctccagTTTCTAGTAGTTGAATGTAATTGGTGGGATATTTATGCTTATGGATCGCATGACTTTGACAAACTCACGTGATAGTACTTCTATATCTAATATACTGCATCAAGGAAACATTGGCTTGCGTGGAATTCTTATGTGTTTAGCCATTGTAATACACCTTACTACTTAGCAATGTACTATATGAGTTTTTCACAGGAATCTATATTCGATTATCTTTGTTATAGACtcagaatatttttaatttattatttaataataagtttGAGAGATAATTTACCAACATATTAGCTTTTCCCGAATTTTTATCGTATCCCAAATTAGAATTAGAATATGTTCAAGTTCCAGCCTGAAAACTATAAACTTCTAACAAAAAGTACTTTGGGAAGTTggtaactataataatttcattttagcTAAACCTTTGAAGCAAAATAGTAACTAAAAGATGACTTTGTTTTCTGTCCGCAAAAAATGGTGCTTTCTTTGAACAAGTTATGCACGATTcctttcattcatttctcttgGGTTGTTGGCATAATGAGTTTCCTTTCTTGCAGGCTTGTCTAGATGTTGATATTGTTGGATATGGAGGTACGTTTGTGCCTTGTGATGCCCAAGTGAAAATGTCTAAAATTTCGTGGCCTAAGCCTGAATTTGTTCTCTGATCATAAAGCTATTTCTGCATCATATCATAATCTCAACCATGGGTTTTATATAGGAGTTAAAAACTCAAGTTCATGTTAACAATTATCCATTAAGGTTATATGCTATGCTAGTGCTTAGTTCTTGTTACTTCATAAATGACCTTATCATATCCTGTTCTAATAAAGCAACGCATGACTTATTTCACATTGGAGCTTGATTGTCCTTgtcagaaaagagaaaatgccACTGTATGGACAGCCTTTGTTGTATGCTTGACGTTCCACCTTTGTTAACCACCTGATAAGCATTGTCTCTCTGTTGGTCATTGTGCTGGaggaatttttcataatttttgaacttCATAAACCGAGACTTATTATAATgctatgttttattaaaggttTTTGATACTATAAATGATTGTATTGTTTGATCAAAACATTTGCATTAACTAAAACATATGACTTCTAGTTGACTGAGGACTTGGTCTTTGGATAGGGTCAGAGCCCCACATCTCAGTGTTACAGAACCAATCTATCCATATCCACAGAATGGTACGATTAAGGATGTTGCTGGTGCATTAAATGTATTGAAATTTGCAAAGGCttgaaagaatatttattttcttttgcacAGCCACAATGGCCAACAATTCCTCGAAGTCTTCCAAAGATACTTCATCCCTTATTTCTTATTCTCAAGCCTATTATTCAGTTCCTTATGCTGCTGTGGTATCTTTGTGTAAAGATACCAGCTCCCGATGCTTTCTTAGTGCAGGTGAGCTTCATCTTGTGCTTATTTGTCTCAGAATTTTGCCAATTGGCTCATGCTCATTTTCTATAGCATAACTGTTTTATGCTCAACCTTTTGTTGCTTAGTAGTTGCCTTGATTGTAGGTCATCTTGGCTTTTCTGATTGACAATAATCAAGTTGCATGAATTCTTGCAAATGGAAAATGCtctccttatatatttatgtgaatttaCCAGAAAtgtttaatctttttatattttactggAATTACTTAATCACAATGGTTAAGATGATGTTAGCAATGAAATTACACTGGATTGTCACTGAACTTTGTTGTCGCACCCTGTTCTCCAAGTCTTTtgctgatattttttttctgtggGCTGGTGAAAGATTTGGAGAAGCTGCATGATAATGGAAGTTCATGGACATTATCATAATAGTCTGTCATCTATCCTATGTCATCATGAGTAAGCTCCACTAGATTACATGTTGCTCCTGCAGAATCCACCATCAGTTCCTACTCTAGTGGTTGTGAAGTGGGCCAGCTGGTTGAGACATTCAGCAATCATTGTCGATTGGCATAATTTTGGATATACCCTGCTTGCACTGTCTCTTGGAAGGAGTAGTCTCTTTGTTGCGATATATCGTTGGTGAAATTGCATTCCAGctttttgatttaatttatttttgtctcctGGATTTTGCACAAGATTATAGCTGTAATATTTTGATCCATGACTAGGATCGAGAAGAGTTATGGTGAGAGGGCTCATGGTTCCTTGTGTGTGACTAAAGCAATGCAACATGAATTGTCTCAGAACTGGGGAATTAAGTAAGAGCGTGATCTCAAAAACCTTCTTATGTCTTGAGGCCTGCTTGTTGTTTTACTTGCTAGAGTTGATAACCTGTATTCTCTtatgtttttcataattatagaGCCACTGTTCTGTATGATCAACCTCCAGAATTTTTCCGTCCTGCTTCACTTGAGGAAAAGCATAACGTGAGCAAATTTATATGGCTTCGTTGGCATAAAGAGAGCAGTAAATCAACAAACTCTAACTATGGTGATGATCtagttattttgcagcattagtaAAAGTCTCAATGAGCCATATGGCCTTCGAGATTGCATTAGCAATGGTAAACAAACAAGAAGATACTGTTTCTAGTCCATTTTAATGAAATGAAGAATGCTCCTGCTAAATTTGATCTGAAATGCATTCATGTGGCAGGATTGACAGGACCATACAACAGTAATCCTGATATAACTCCATTTACAACTCAGGTTGGCACTGATATAATCTTGAAACCAAACAGACCCGCACTCATTGTTAGCAGTACAAGCTGGTATATTCTTGATCACTTAATTGTTTGCCATCATAATTTATGTGAACTTCTCCTTTTGTCCTTGGTGCCTTTTCTGGAACTCGAGAAAAATctgattttcatttatttatatcaatgaAGCAAAATTAGTTCAGTCACATTTCCTTTGCCTGACAGGTACCATAGTTGTAAGGACAGATAACAatgaacatatattttatattgacatggatggaaaaataaagaatgattTAAATTCAGGACTCCTGATGAAGATTTTGGCATTCTTCTGGAAGCAGCGCTTATGTATGATAGACGTGTTGCTGCACTATTAGGTGAGGACGATTCAAGTGGGGATGAAGTTATTTGGGATGGAATTTGTGGTGGAAAGCAATTCCCATACCCGAGGTTGCTGTTCATTATTACTGGTAATGTCTGTCTTTAAAgcat includes:
- the LOC105165506 gene encoding UDP-glycosyltransferase TURAN-like, whose translation is MGKRNRVAVVVLGDIGRSPRMQYHALSLARQACLDVDIVGYGGSEPHISVLQNQSIHIHRMPQWPTIPRSLPKILHPLFLILKPIIQFLMLLWYLCVKIPAPDAFLVQNPPSVPTLVVVKWASWLRHSAIIVDWHNFGYTLLALSLGRSSLFVAIYRWIEKSYGERAHGSLCVTKAMQHELSQNWGIKATVLYDQPPEFFRPASLEEKHNLFCSISKSLNEPYGLRDCISNGLTGPYNSNPDITPFTTQVGTDIILKPNRPALIVSSTSWTPDEDFGILLEAALMYDRRVAALLGEDDSSGDEVIWDGICGGKQFPYPRLLFIITGKGPEKEKYEEMIRKLSLRRVAFRTMWLAAEDYPLLLGSADLGVCLHTSSSGLDLPMKVVDMFGCGLPVCAVSYSCIKELIDVEKNGLLFSSSSELADQLMMLFEGFPERCDALKSMRSNLMERVSSVRWTTEWEENAKPLIYEVISKNSS